CTATAACTTCACCTTTTTTTATATATGTCCCCTTTTCAAGATGTTCATCTTCAGATATTTCATATCCGGCCTCTATAAGTTTATGAAAAAACTCAACCGTATCCACTTCGTCCCCTATTTTCATATTTATGGTTAATTCCTTTATCAATTCTTTCTTTGGAACTTTTTCAAAAAGATCTTCGTATCTTATTACCAGTGTATATGGACGATGCTCCATCAGTCGAGAAATCCTATCCATTATATGAATATTATTCATCCTTTCAACATCGCTATTGAACCTTAAATCCCCTTGTTTTAGTAATTCAAAATTTTCAACATCAGTTGATCCCCAAAATTCCAAATTCCTATTTATACTATCTTGCTCTGATTTTGTTGTAGTTAGCCAAATAACGTGCTGTTTTTTGAGCGGTAGTGATGTAAAAATAAATGCCTTTGACGAAAAATTTCCCGCTCCTGATATTGAGAGGTTTTCATATGTTTCGAAAATGTTAGCCAACGCCTTATTGTGATCCCCCGCAAAAAAAGAAGAGAATCTTAAAATTTTATCCATTCTTATTAAAAAACTACTACACTCTAAGTGGCATAATTATATGAAGGTAGCCATCCCCTTTTTCTGACTTAATTGTAACGGGTGAAAGCTTACCATCCAATTCAAACATAATATCCTTATCTTTCATCTGAGTAAGTACATCAAGTAAAAACTGTGCATTAAGCGCTATCTCATTGTCTTCACCGTTTTTTTCAATATCTACTTCCACCTTCCCCTCTCCAACTTGATTTTCCTCAGTTTGAATCATCATACTACTTCCACCAATCCCAACTCTAACGCCGGAATTATGCTCCCTAACAAACAAATTAGTCTTCTTAACCCCAAGTATAAACGCCTCTTTGTCTATTTTTACAGAAGTTTTACTCTCCTTTGGTATTATTTTCTTATAATCCGGGAAGTTTCCCTCAATCAGTCTTGATGTAAGTGAAAGCGCCTTCTGTTCAAACAATACCTGGTTTTTAGATATATAAACCGTAACCTCGTCGTTTGTATCCTCTAAAACTTTTGCAAGTTCTGAAATTGTTCTTGATGGGATTATGCACGTGAATTCTAATTCGGACTTAAGTGGTGTTGATCTCTCAGAAAGCCTGTACGAATCAGTCGTTACCATTTTAAATTCATCGTTTTTCAGTTCAAATAAAACCCCCATTAACACCGGTCTTGATAAATTATTTGACGCTGAGAATGTAACTTGATTTGCCATTTCACTAAGCATGTTCGCTGAAATTTTAAAACTTTCCTTCTTTTCTATTTGTGGAATAAGTGGGAATTCATCGATTTTTATCCCCTTTATTTTAATGTTTTCGTGATGGGCTTTAATATTTAACGTTAATCCCTCTGTAACCTCAAGCGTAACCTCACCTGATTTTAAAAGTGAAACGTAATTCGTAAATACTTTTGCCGGAATAGTTATAGCGCCTTCATTCATAACATTCGCCTCGATAAAATAATTTATCGCTATTTCCAAATTTGTTGCCGTAAAAAACAACTTCTTACCTTCGGCCTTGATAAGAATATTGTTAAGAACCAGAAGTGTGTTTCCAGAACTTATCGCTCTATTTACAATCGATAGAGCAAGACTTAAATCTTTTTGTTCGCAAGTTAATTTCATATTTATTTGTGAGAAAATTATATTTGATTTTTCATTAAGTACAAGGTGAGATTTGCACAATTTCTTTTTTATATATTTTAATAAGTTTTATTAATTTATTTATATATATAACTAGTAGTTATAGTAGGCTCTAGTTTTTTATCTAATAAGTGGTTTAATATACTTTGAATTTTTATATAAATTAAACCGGTGATATAGCGTAAGCTAATCGATGAAATCGAGAGATCAGAGTAACAAAATAAAACAAGGAAGTCCACTAGATTTGGCTTATTACCAATGTGTAAAAGTATTTAAAAAATGTGTATAACTATTGGCTTTATTTAAAGGTTCTAAATTCCCCATATACAAAATACATAAGGTTAAGCCCTTCCGGTAGCTATTTTTATGATAACAAATATTCGTCTTCAAAAGTAATTTTTGAATGTGCAAAAATGTGCATAACTTGTTAATATAGTGTGTGAAAAAGAATCATTTATTGCGAAGTGTCGAACATTTTGGGTAAAAGTTAACTTATTTTGGAGGGCTGAAATGAACTTTAAAAATGTGAGTTATGCACATTTTGGGGATATAGGGAGAAAATAGTTGTTAAAATTTTTCCAAGAAATAATCAATCATTTTCTCGGACAACTTATTCACCGAATAGGCCGGAGGTCGTGTACTGCGAAGAGGCGTAAAAGACGGAATTCATATAGATTGTCGGTAAATCCCACCTCGATGACCGATTTTTAAGACATAGAACAGGTTGTTCGATTTGGCCTGGCTTTCGTGATGCACAAGTACTCTATAATTCCCGACTCTAACACGATGCGTAGCCGGATAATAGTCTTGCAAGGTTTCAATTACTGAAAATATATCCGGATGTGACTTTAACCAATGCAGTCTTTCTTCTATTCTTTTTTGCATATCTTTAGGCAATTCCCTAAGTGACTTTTTGCCTTTTTTCGTAAATTGAAATGTATTCATGAAGTCTTATATTACAAGATCGCTGAGGCCGGACTTCAATGATTCTTGCAATTCCTTTTTCAAGGCCTCCTTGTTCATCCGCATTTCGAAATCTTCCAAATAATCTTCAACCCATCCCATACATCCATCAAAATATGGAAGAATGACCATGCGACCCTCACCTCTGTTCGTTACAATATATGTCGTTACTTCAATATCTTTTGCTATTTCACACATTTTTTTCTGCGCCTGAGTCGTAGTGATAATCTTTGCCATATGTATTGAGTTATATAGTTTAATACTTAGTCTACTATATAGTGTACTACACTCTACTATTGGAAACAATAGGAAATCCCTCAAATAAAACGACTTCATAGCACTAAGAAGCCTCTGATGATTCCTTTGGTATCAGGGTTCTTTATAAAAACCGGACTTAAGTATATACAGAACATGATTGGTAGAATAACAGAGGATCATTCCCCCATATCTGCAAGCTGTTCGTCAATAGTCGGCCACTTATCACCATGCTTTTTCTTTATCAAGGGAATAAGTTTCTTAAACTCTTCGAGCTGGTTACCGATTCTTTTATCCAAATTCATAATTCGAAATATTTTAAAAATTGTGATGCCTTTTTTTGCACTTTTTTATTATAAAACTTCAGTAATTTTAAAAATAACTCCTTGTTAAATTTTGAAATATTAAAATCTGTAAAGTCCGTATCAAAAACGGTGAAGCAATCAAGTATGGCTCTTTCTATAGACGCAATCGAATATTGAGTGTTGAACTTCACACCAAGTTCCAAGAAGAGCATTTTTTTGATTGTATGGTATTCATATGTCGTTTTTTCGATCTCTATTTGACGAGCACGAGGGCCTATGAGATAAACATGGCTAAACTCTTGAAAAATAACACCCTCCTTTTTCAGTACGGAATATAGTGAGATATAGCTTCCCGGCATCATTTTGCAGCCAAGCTCAAATTGATTATAGTTTTTATTCAAAGTGAAAATGCCGGGCTTGATTCTATACATTTCGTCCCTACGTACTTTCAACATAATCATATTTCTAGCGGAGTCATAGGTAGTTCCCCAAAGTTCAGTGATTTCATTTGTGGTGAATATCGTCTTGCCCGATTTAATCAATGGAGATAGACTTGCCATATAAATGCAAAATTGTAAATGAATGATTGACAAAATTGCAGCAAAACGTAGCATTTAACGCAAGTGTAATTTTCAAACTATGCATTTAACCGACATGCAATTCGCAATTAATGGCCTACGAAAAATGCTATTTGGCGGAGGTGTATTAGAAAGATAGTGACTCAAAGCCCTTTATAGACTTTACCGCGATACTCCATATAAATCGGGATGCCATTTTTTGAGGTTTTGAGAAAAATAATCCTGATTTTACCTACACGGATTCTATAATGATTTTCGACACCTTTCATCTTTTGCACATCGTATTCTGCAAGTTTCAACGCCACAATATCTCGCAAAATCTCCATGAGCTGCAAGGCAAGTTTTTTTTCGATTTTTCGCAGGAATTTTTCAATCTGATCCATGGATCTCTTTAATCTTGTTTATAATATCATCAATCGGCAAGCCTTCTTCGCAGTAAAGTCCAAAACTTTTCTTATTTTCGAAATAAACGACTTTCTCTTCTTTAATTGGTTGGATAAGCAAACCATCTTTCGTTTCTTTTGCGATAAAATTTTTCGTGTCGTATTTTTCACGCCAATTTTTTGGGAGAGTTACTTGGCCGGTATTAAAAAGTTTGAGCGTATACGTATTCATCATATTAATATGTTTAACTAAATTAATCAATATCACTAATATGATAGCCTATTTCATCAATGGAATACAATAGCAAGTCGTAGTCATGATGTCTATTTCGCAATTCATATTTTATTTCAATAATTAAGAATTAACCTTATAATGCCCTCAAAACATGAAAAAATCTTAAAATAAATGCGAAAATATGGACAAACCTTGTGCACAATGCGGCTCGACATTTACCATCGCGGATGAAGATCTGGCTTTTTATGACAAAGTGTCGCCGGTTTTTGGTGATGTGAAATACGCAATACCGGCACCGACGCATTGCCCCGCCTGTCGTAGTCAGAGAAGGCTGTCACATCGGAATGGTAGGACTCTTTATCAGAGAAAATGTGACGGTACCGGTGAAAATATTATTTCCGTGTATCATCCTGATGCGACTTTCCCGGTTTATTCTGTGGAACATTGGTATTCCGATAATTGGGATGGGCTTAGCTTTGGAAGAGATTTTGATTTTACTCGCTCATTTTTCGAACAATTTCATGAGCTTTCAAAGCTTGTACCTCGTGCATGTTTGCTCAATGAGGCAAATGAAAATTCTCCTTATACCAGCTATGCCGGATGGAATAAAGATTGTCATTTGATTTTCTATTCCGATTATAATAATCAGTGTTACTACATTGGCGATTCCTTCCATAATGTGAATTGCATGGACTGCTCATTTTCAAATAGAAATGAACTTTGCTATGAACTGATAAACTCATTTGAATGTTATAACTCTAAGTATATTTATGATTCTAAAAATTGTTTGGATTCATGGTTTTTGAAGAATTGTTTGGGATGTAAGAATTGTATCGGTTGTGTGAATTTGAGACAAAAGGAATATTGTATTTTCAATGAGCAATATACAAAGGAAGAGTATGAGAAGAAGCGAAATGAATTTGGATTTAACAATCATCAGTATATAGCGGAATTTGGAAAAAGGTTTCAGGAATATGCCGTTCAATTTCCACAAAAATCATATCATGGAGTGCAAAATGAAAATGTGAGTGGCGATTATATTACAACTTCTCAAAACTTGAAAAATTGTTTTCATGTGGAAGCAAGTCAAGATTGCGCCTACTTGAATGACTGTCAAAAATGTAAGAATTGTTATGATATGGATGGCTGGGGCGGAAGTGCGGCGGAGATGGTATATGAAGGTCAAACGGTTGGCGAGAAAGTGCAGAATTTATTATTTAGCAGCTTTGTACTTAGCTCATCTCATGACATTATGTATTCGGAATTTTGCACGAATAACAGTAAATATTTATTTGGATGCACAGGGTTGAAGAAGCAAAAATATTGCATTTTGAATAAACAATATACAAAAGAGGAGTATGAATCACTTGTACCGAAAATTATTGAGCACATGAAGTCGACGCCATACCCATACAACGGACAGGCACATGCATCCGCATGTGTGGAATTTGGTGAGTTTTTCCCATCATCTCTATCGCCATTTGGGTACAATGAAACTCAGGCATTCGAGCAATTCCCATTGACTGAAGAGGATGCTTTGAATCGTGGATTTAAATGGCGCGCAAAGGATCCAAAAAACTATTTACCTCAAAATTATACGCTCCCGGTAAGTTCAAATGATATTTGTGAGAAAATTCTGGCATGTGAAGTAACGGGGAAAAATTATAAAATCATTCCTCAGGAATTGAAATTTTACAAAGAAATGGATCTTCCGATTCCAAGAAAATGCCCGGAGCAAAGACATCTGGATAGATTACAGTTACAGAACCCGCGCCACCTTTGGAACAGATCATGCGACAAATGCTCAAGCCCTATTCAAACCACGTATGCCCCCGACCGACCTGAGAAAATTTATTGTGAAAAATGCTACTTGAAGTTAGTGTATTGAATTCCATCTTGATGGTAGCGGAATTTGTTATAATATGGGCAGTATACTATCTGAATTTATCTAAATACAGCTAGTAACATGCGTATTTCGAGCTGTTTTCTATGGGTTTACTTGACATTACTAGCGGAATTTACTAAAATACGGACAGTCTATAT
This region of Candidatus Peregrinibacteria bacterium genomic DNA includes:
- the dnaN gene encoding DNA polymerase III subunit beta, whose protein sequence is MKLTCEQKDLSLALSIVNRAISSGNTLLVLNNILIKAEGKKLFFTATNLEIAINYFIEANVMNEGAITIPAKVFTNYVSLLKSGEVTLEVTEGLTLNIKAHHENIKIKGIKIDEFPLIPQIEKKESFKISANMLSEMANQVTFSASNNLSRPVLMGVLFELKNDEFKMVTTDSYRLSERSTPLKSELEFTCIIPSRTISELAKVLEDTNDEVTVYISKNQVLFEQKALSLTSRLIEGNFPDYKKIIPKESKTSVKIDKEAFILGVKKTNLFVREHNSGVRVGIGGSSMMIQTEENQVGEGKVEVDIEKNGEDNEIALNAQFLLDVLTQMKDKDIMFELDGKLSPVTIKSEKGDGYLHIIMPLRV
- a CDS encoding type II toxin-antitoxin system RelE/ParE family toxin — translated: MNTFQFTKKGKKSLRELPKDMQKRIEERLHWLKSHPDIFSVIETLQDYYPATHRVRVGNYRVLVHHESQAKSNNLFYVLKIGHRGGIYRQSI
- a CDS encoding AbrB/MazE/SpoVT family DNA-binding domain-containing protein, producing the protein MMNTYTLKLFNTGQVTLPKNWREKYDTKNFIAKETKDGLLIQPIKEEKVVYFENKKSFGLYCEEGLPIDDIINKIKEIHGSD